A single genomic interval of Trichosurus vulpecula isolate mTriVul1 chromosome 6, mTriVul1.pri, whole genome shotgun sequence harbors:
- the UFSP2 gene encoding ufm1-specific protease 2 isoform X2 translates to MDLLFRIRGGLDLAFQLASADDISTKKALKYVLSDLSTKLSSNALVFKICHSSVYIWPNSNMNTVPAELNDDSACKEILRFIHFDQEEDTKRKFTKKKDKKLQGQLQIINIDLMLEMSTSVPAVAPIIERESGGHHYVNMTLPVDTVISADPEESWGIVRSRLVNSIHNQLTDMEKCILKYMKGTSIVVPEPLHFLLPGEKNLVTISYPSGVPDGQLQSYRKELHDLYHLPHDRPYFKRANAYHFPDEPYKDGYVRNPHSHLNPLGAESGMISTVQGIYGYHHYMQDRFDDSGWGCAYRSLQTICSWFKHQGYTDRSIPTHQEIQQALVDVGDKPVSFVGSRQWIGSIEVQLVLNHLMGITSKILFVSQGSELASQGRELANHFQSEGTPVMIGGGVLAHTILGVAWNEMTGQVKYLILDPHYTGPEDLHAILEKGFCGWKGSDFWKKDAYYNLCLPQRPKMI, encoded by the exons ATGGATCTGCTTTTCAGAATAAGAGGAGGCCTTGATCTAGCGTTTCAGCTAGCTTCTGCTGATG ATATTTCTACAAAAAAGGCATTAAAATACGTATTGAGTGACCTTTCAACCAAACTTTCATCAAATGCCCTTGTGTTCAAAATTTGCCACAGTTCAGTGTACATTTGGCCTAACAGCAACATGAACACAGTTCCAGCAGAACTAAATGACGATTCTGCTTGTAAGGAAATACTACGCTTTATTCA CTTTGACCAAGAAGAGGATACAAAGCGgaaattcaccaaaaaaaaagataaaaagttaCAAGGACAG cttCAGATAATAAATATAGATCTCATGTTGGAAATGTCAACTTCTGTACCTGCTGTAGCTCCCATCATtgaaagagaaagtggaggtCACCACTACGTTAACATGACTTTGCCAGTTGATACTGTTATATCTGCAGATCCAGAAGAATCATGGGGAAT AGTTCGAAGTCGTCTAGTAAATTCAATTCACAATCAACTAACTGACATGGAGAAATGCATTTTGAAATACATGAAAGGAACTTCTATAGTAGTCCCTGAGCCACTGCACTTTTTGTTACCAGGAGAGAAAAATCTTGTAACAATTTCCTATCCATCAGGAGTTCCAGATGGTCAGCTACAATCTTACAGAAAG GAATTGCATGACCTGTACCACCTACCTCATGATAGACCTTACTTCAAAAGAGCTAATGCATATCACTTTCCAGATGAACCATATAAAGATGGGTATGTCAGGAATCCACATAGTCACCTAAATCCACTGGGAGCAGAATCTGGTATG ATTTCCACAGTGCAGGGCATATATGGTTATCATCATTACATGCAGGATCGGTTCGATGACAGCGGTTGGGGCTGTGCTTATCGGTCTCTACAGACTATTTGCTCTTGGTTCAAACATCAAGGATACACCGACAGGTCCATTCCAACCCACCAGGAGATTCAGCAG GCTCTTGTTGATGTGGGAGACAAACCAGTGTCATTTGTAGGATCGCGACAGTGGATTGGTTCTATTGAGGTACAGCTAGTTCTGAACCATTTGATGGGGATAACTTCAAAAATACTCTTTGTCAG CCAAGGTTCTGAATTAGCCTCTCAAGGAAGGGAACTTGCCAATCATTTCCAGAGTGAAGGAACTCCAGTAATGATCG GTGGAGGAGTCTTGGCTCATACAATACTAGGAGTGGCCTGGAATGAGATGACTGGGCAGGTAAAGTACCTGATTCTGGATCCTCATTACACAGGCCCGGAGGACCTGCACGCCATCTTGGAAAAG GGTTTCTGTGGATGGAAAGGTTCAGATTTTTGGAAAAAGGATGCCTACTATAATCTCTGCCTTCCTCAGAGACCAAAGATGATTTGA
- the UFSP2 gene encoding ufm1-specific protease 2 isoform X1 gives MVISDKMDLLFRIRGGLDLAFQLASADDISTKKALKYVLSDLSTKLSSNALVFKICHSSVYIWPNSNMNTVPAELNDDSACKEILRFIHFDQEEDTKRKFTKKKDKKLQGQLQIINIDLMLEMSTSVPAVAPIIERESGGHHYVNMTLPVDTVISADPEESWGIVRSRLVNSIHNQLTDMEKCILKYMKGTSIVVPEPLHFLLPGEKNLVTISYPSGVPDGQLQSYRKELHDLYHLPHDRPYFKRANAYHFPDEPYKDGYVRNPHSHLNPLGAESGMISTVQGIYGYHHYMQDRFDDSGWGCAYRSLQTICSWFKHQGYTDRSIPTHQEIQQALVDVGDKPVSFVGSRQWIGSIEVQLVLNHLMGITSKILFVSQGSELASQGRELANHFQSEGTPVMIGGGVLAHTILGVAWNEMTGQVKYLILDPHYTGPEDLHAILEKGFCGWKGSDFWKKDAYYNLCLPQRPKMI, from the exons ATG gTGATTTCAGATAAAATGGATCTGCTTTTCAGAATAAGAGGAGGCCTTGATCTAGCGTTTCAGCTAGCTTCTGCTGATG ATATTTCTACAAAAAAGGCATTAAAATACGTATTGAGTGACCTTTCAACCAAACTTTCATCAAATGCCCTTGTGTTCAAAATTTGCCACAGTTCAGTGTACATTTGGCCTAACAGCAACATGAACACAGTTCCAGCAGAACTAAATGACGATTCTGCTTGTAAGGAAATACTACGCTTTATTCA CTTTGACCAAGAAGAGGATACAAAGCGgaaattcaccaaaaaaaaagataaaaagttaCAAGGACAG cttCAGATAATAAATATAGATCTCATGTTGGAAATGTCAACTTCTGTACCTGCTGTAGCTCCCATCATtgaaagagaaagtggaggtCACCACTACGTTAACATGACTTTGCCAGTTGATACTGTTATATCTGCAGATCCAGAAGAATCATGGGGAAT AGTTCGAAGTCGTCTAGTAAATTCAATTCACAATCAACTAACTGACATGGAGAAATGCATTTTGAAATACATGAAAGGAACTTCTATAGTAGTCCCTGAGCCACTGCACTTTTTGTTACCAGGAGAGAAAAATCTTGTAACAATTTCCTATCCATCAGGAGTTCCAGATGGTCAGCTACAATCTTACAGAAAG GAATTGCATGACCTGTACCACCTACCTCATGATAGACCTTACTTCAAAAGAGCTAATGCATATCACTTTCCAGATGAACCATATAAAGATGGGTATGTCAGGAATCCACATAGTCACCTAAATCCACTGGGAGCAGAATCTGGTATG ATTTCCACAGTGCAGGGCATATATGGTTATCATCATTACATGCAGGATCGGTTCGATGACAGCGGTTGGGGCTGTGCTTATCGGTCTCTACAGACTATTTGCTCTTGGTTCAAACATCAAGGATACACCGACAGGTCCATTCCAACCCACCAGGAGATTCAGCAG GCTCTTGTTGATGTGGGAGACAAACCAGTGTCATTTGTAGGATCGCGACAGTGGATTGGTTCTATTGAGGTACAGCTAGTTCTGAACCATTTGATGGGGATAACTTCAAAAATACTCTTTGTCAG CCAAGGTTCTGAATTAGCCTCTCAAGGAAGGGAACTTGCCAATCATTTCCAGAGTGAAGGAACTCCAGTAATGATCG GTGGAGGAGTCTTGGCTCATACAATACTAGGAGTGGCCTGGAATGAGATGACTGGGCAGGTAAAGTACCTGATTCTGGATCCTCATTACACAGGCCCGGAGGACCTGCACGCCATCTTGGAAAAG GGTTTCTGTGGATGGAAAGGTTCAGATTTTTGGAAAAAGGATGCCTACTATAATCTCTGCCTTCCTCAGAGACCAAAGATGATTTGA